The following is a genomic window from Nitrospirota bacterium.
TTTCGCCTATACAGAAGGCCTTAACCTCTGCCTTTGCGGAAGCCGTAAAGAGAAGCTCATAATCCTCGCCGCCGCTCAAGGCAAGCTCAAGGGCAGAAATTCCCATACAGGCAGATGTTGCCTTCATTTCAGTTGAAAGAGGCAAATCCCCGGCCCGGATTCGTGCACCCACGCCGCTCTCCCTGCAGAGGCGTGAAAGATCGATCAGAAGACCGTCGCTTATATCAATCATCGCGGTAGCAATGCCGGATATTTTTCTCGGATCTCTGGCAAGCGGCATCAGATGCCTTCTCAGCAGGGGAGCTGCAACATCCCATGCCACAGGCAAGCCCTTTCTTTCGCATTTCGCAAAATCAACCGTTCGTCGCATATTCTGGAGCATCCGCAGACCGCAGGCCGAATCGCCGAGCATACCGGTCACATAGATCCTGTCTCCGACCCTCGCTCCTTTTCTCTTCAGGACTTTTTCCCCGGTCCCAACAGCAGTAAGAGAAAGCATGATCCGGTCAGCAGACGATATATCGCCGCCTATGAGACTTACACCGTAGGTCTTAAGCGCCTCTTCAATGCCATCGAAGAACTGGTCAAAAAATCCTGTGGTGCTGCTTCCCTTGGCCGAGAAGTTCAGAAGAACAGACTGGGGTATACCGCCCATCGCAAAGATATCACTGATATTTACGGATACCAGCTTAAAGCCCAATTGAAAAGGGGTGATCCAGGAAAGATCGAAATGAACTCCTTCCACCATCATGTCCGTGGTAAGCAGAATATTCTTTCCGCCCCTGATCACGGCGGCATCGTCGCCAATACCGACAGCAACGCCCCGGGCCCTCTTGCCAAAGCGCTTGCGCAGGATCTCGATAAGAGAGAGCTCTCCGGCCCGAGACAATTTCATGATAGAGAAATCAGGATTTTTTCTTGGCCTTAAGCGCCGCTTTCAACACCTGATCCATTGTCTCTGCAAAGATGAACTCCATATCCTTCTTGATATACTTCGGGATATCTTCAAGATCTTTTTTGTTCCGCTTCGGCAGTATGATCTTCCTGATGCCCATGCGTTTGGCTGCCAGGGTCTTTTCTTTCAAACCGCCGATCGGCAGCACCCTGCCCCTGAGCGTTACCTCTCCGGTCATCGCAATGTTCTTGTTTACCGGCCTGCCGTTAAAGACCGAGGCGATGGCCGTGGCTATCGTGATGCCGGCAGACGGACCGTCCTTTGGAATTGCGCCTGCAGGAACATGGATATGGACATCGGTCTTTGAAAAGATGTCGTCCTTGATGCCGAGTGTTTTTGCCGTAGATCTGACGTAGCTGAGCGCTGCCTGGGCAGATTCCTTCATGACGTCGCCCAACTGTCCGGTAAGGGTCAGATTGCCCCTGCCCTTCATGGTCGTGGCTTCAATATAGATGATATCGCCGCCGGCTTCTGTCCAGGCAAGGCCTGTAGAGACGCCGACTTCATCCTTCTCCATCTCCTCTTCTGGCAGAAATTTTGGCACCCCAAGGAACCCCTGAAGATTCTTTGCCGTTATCATAAACTTCTTCTCTTTGCCTTCAGCGATCCGCTTTGCCACCTTTCTGCAAAGGTTTGCGATCTCCCGCTCAAGATTGCGGACGCCCGCCTCGCGGGTATACTGCGAGATAAGCAGATTCAGCGCCTGGTCCGTGATCGAGAGTATCGCAGCGGTAAGTCCGTGCTCTTCAAGCTGCTTTGGCAGGAGATACTTCTTTGCAATGCCAAGCTTCTCTTCCGTGGTATACCCGGAGAGATATATGATCTCCATCCTGTCTCTGAGCGGACCCGGTATGGTGTCGGCAAGGTTGCCCGTTGTGATGAACATGACATTGCTCAAATCAAAAGGCACTGACAGGTAATGGTCGGCAAAGGCGAAGTTCTGCTCGGGATCCAGCACCTCAAGCAGCGCTGATGAGGGATCTCCGCGGTAATCATTGCCGATCTTGTCGATCTCATCAAGCATAAAGACCGGATTATTCGTGCCTGCTGTCTTGATACCCTGAATGATCCTGCCGGGCAGCGCACCGACATAGGTACGCCTGTGGCCCCGGATCTCAGCCTCATCCCGAACGCCGCCAAGAGACATGCGGACAAACTCTCTGCCTAACGAACGTGCAATAGACCGGCCCAATGACGTCTTGCCTACTCCAGGAGGTCCGATAAAGCAGATGATCGGTCCTTTCATCTTCTCTTTAAGTTTTCGCACACTCAGATATTCGAGGATACGCTCCTTCACCTTTTCGAGGTCATAATGATCATCATTGAGCACCTTTTTCGCTGCCTTGATGTCGAGATTATCCTTGGTGCTCGTTGACCATGGGACCTCCACAAGCCAGTCGAGATAGGTCCGGATCGTTCCGGCTTCTGCGCTGTCCGGATGCATCTTCTCCAGCCTTTTCAGCTGCTTTTCCGCTTCTTTCAATACTTTTTCAGGCATCTTGGCCTCTTCCATTTTTTGCCTGAACTCCCTGATCTCTTCAGCCCGCTCGTCAATATCGCCGAGTTCCTTCTGGATAGCCTTGAGCTGCTCCCGTAAAAAGTATTCACGCTGGGTCTTATCGATCTCTCCGCGCGCCTCTGACTGAATTTTCTGCTGCACGATCAGGAGTTCTATCTCATGACCGAGGATATCGCTTACCCGTTTCAGTTTCTTCACCGGGTCGGTGAGTTCGAGTATTTCCTGGGCCTGCTCTGTCTTCAGTCCAAGATTGGATGCCACAAGATCTGCGAGCCTTCCGGGTTCATCAAGGTTCTCGATAACGACCATAATGTCAGGGAGTATGGTTTTGCCATACGATACTGCCTTATCGAGCTGCTCCTTGACTGTTCTGATCTGGGCCTCTTCCTCGATCGTGACCGCTGCCGGTTTCGCATCTTCTATCTTGGCAATCTCTGCCTCCAGATATGGCGTTGCCCGCAAAAACTTCTTAACCCTGGCCTTTGACAGACCCTGCACCAGGATCTTCACCCTGCCGTCCGGCAGCTTAAGCATCCTCATGATCATGCCGACCGTGCCGTTTTCATACAGGTCAGCAGCAGCGGGGTTTTCAATGCTCATGTCTCTCTGCGTAAGCAGAAGGATCATCCGGTTTTCCGCAAGGGCCTGTTCGATTGCCTTAATGGACATTTCCCTGCCGACAAATAGCGGGATGATCATGTAGGGGAAAACCACGATATCTCTGACCGGCAGCACCGGAATGATTTCAGGGATCTCGGTCTCTTTATCGTTATCTTTTTCTTTCTCTGCCATTGCTTCTCCTTATGCGTTCCTTGAATTAATGTTTCAGCTTTCTGGCAACTTCCAGCAGATATTTTCTAAAATCCTTTGCAAGCTCCTTATTCTTGAGGGCGAAGTCCACCGTAGCTTTGAGATAGCCAAGTTTATCGCCCGCATCATACCTCTTACCCTCAAATAGATACCCATATACAGGCCTCTTCTGAAGCAGCACATTGATCGCGTCTGTCAGCTGGATCTCTCCGCCCTTGCCGGGCTTCGCCTTCGCGAGGATATCGAAGATGTCAGGGGTAAGGATGTATCTCCCGATAATGGCCATATGGGACGGTGCGTTTTCAGGATCAGGCTTTTCAACAAGACTGTTGATCCTGAAGACATTGTCCCACTCCTTCACCCCGCCGATAATGCCATACCGATTGACCTCGTGGGTTGGAACCCTTTCAAGCGCCAGGATCGGGCTCTTCAGCTTACGGTATAATTTGATCATATCATGGAGCAGCGGCTCTTCTGTCGGGATAATGTCATCACTCAGGATGACGGCAAAAGGCTCGTCCTTTACAAAAGGCTTGGCGCAGAGGATCGCATGTCCGAGGCCGAGCGCATAGCCCTGCCTGATATAGGCAATGTTGATCTCACTCAGCCGGTTGATCTCCTCAAGCAGCTTCTCCTTGCCGCTCTTCTTCAGCTTATCCTCAAGCTCAAAGGCATAGTCGAAATGGTCCTCAATATTCCTCTTATGCTTGCCGGTGATGATAATAAACTCGGAGATATCACAGGCTATCGCCTCTTCAATGCCGTATTGAATCATCGGCTTGTCCACGATAGGCAGCATCTCCTTGGGAGATGCCTTGGTCGCAGGAAGAAACCGCGTCCCGAGACCGGCAGCAGGGAAAATAGCCTTTTTTATATCATCAGACATCTCTATACCTCATAAACAAATTTCGTTATTATACCATATATTAACAGGGGGATTTGACTACGATCTCATGAGAACTACCCTCCATTGAGGCAAGAGTCATCCGTATACTTAACCCATATGAAGTGCTCCTTGTCACGGGCTGTATCACGATAAAGATGGTGGAATAGAAGACCTGACTTGCGCAGGGACAATATCAAGCCACAATTAACATTATAATGGCACTGTTATTTTTGACAGTAGAGTCATTTTGGCAGTGGCAATCAGGATCGGACTTGAAAAATATTACACCGTATCCACCCTTGACATTTCGGTCAGCTAATCTCCTCTGCTAATATAGCGGATGTCCAATTCAGACAGGGAAGAACTGTTAGGCCTTATACAGGCCTTCTCTCCCGGAGCTATCTACACGATCGCGCCAAAGCAATATGTGGTAAGGGGCTTTGACTATTACCGGCAGGACAGGTTGGTCGAATTTGCATGGACACCCGACCGACCTGTCCTGATTGCAACCGTAAAGGGAACCTGGACCTACCATGTCACTATCAGGGTCCAGGGCAAACGCCTTTCCTTCAGCTGCGGCTGCCCTGCATGGTCTTATCATTCAAACTGCAAGCATGTTATATGCAGCATAATAACGATCGCAAACCTGCTCGATCCCTCTGCGTTCAAGATCGTCAACCGCGATGAGTCCCGCAGGCAAGGGCTCCTGAGAGAACTGTTTGGTGAGCCAGCGCTCTCTGCTGTTTCTGTTACCAAAAACGGAAACCATGAATTACCCGCCCCTGAAGTTATGGAATATTCCATCGTTATTCATAAGGACCGCCAGATAATCGATATACAGATCAGGCTCAATGGCAAAAGATTAACGCATTATCACAGCGCCTGTCCCCATGAACTGAGACAGTTTGTGCATCCTCAGCCCTCCTATCCGTATATGAGCAGAATGTTCGCTTTTGAGCATTACCTTAATCGCTACGGCAACAAGCATCCGTTTATGCTTGAAACTGAAAACGGAGAAACGCGGATACAATTCGATGAGGTTAAACATTACCGCACATGCACCTGTTTCGACGCCTATCCCGGTCAGGTAACAATAAGCAAGCTCTGCTTTTATGAAGACAGAGAAATCGGAGCAGCGAACATTGCCGGTGATTATGTCTTTGACCTTGATGCCGGCACATTCAGCGTTATCAGAGACAGAAGCGGCTGGCAGCTCTGGAATGAGTGCAATGACATCTTTCATCCCTACGGCTCCTTCGCAGAAGAGCCGGAAGATGTTTCACGATAAGGGCCGAATGTCTCGTTGAAGGCATGCCGACAGCCCCGGTCATTAAACTCTTCAGGATGCTGACCCCAACAGGAAACGGGCTTTCTCCTGCCTTGCGCGTTCATAAGAGGAGAAGAGCTCTCTGCCAGGCCTTCTTTGATATGCTTGGAGCTGAAACAAAGGCAGCAGCCGAAGGTGTAATCAAGAAGACCCTTTCAAATGGGGACTTTGGCCGGTACAGGATAATGAAAGAGGCACGGCAGGCACTGAAAGCCTGCTTTACTATCTTTAACCATGAGGAGCGTCAGCTGCTTCTTCAGAATAACAGATGGCTGTCTGTTGATCTGAACAAAGAAAGAGAGCTTTCCCTGTATCGAATCCCTTATGAAATATTCGGCTGGGAAATCTTCAAGGATATGCAGCAGCACGACCTCATGACCGTTGCAGCTGACGAGATGAGCAGAAATCTTTCCCTTCTTTACGATCGATTAACAATAGAAGGAATTGATCTTTATTATGAGCATAAGCCGGTCAAGACGACCTCCTGGGACTTTGCCTTCGATGCGGTGAGGCCTTCAAACCTCGACTGGTTCGAGATCAGACCCGAGATACGGTGCGACGGAAGGCTGATCGATGAAGAGACCTGGCAGAGGATACTCGCAGGCAGGGGTATGAGCGAACAGGACGACTGTGTCCGGATCCTTGATGCCAATTCACAGAAAGTGCTGTCCATGATTTCTGATATCTGCAGGCCTGATAAAAAAGACAAAAGACTACGCAGGGAAGTGGTACAGGTGCCACGCCTCAGGATACTTGACTGGATCATGCTCAGAAATAGCGGCGTTAAAATAAAACTGCCGCCTGAGGACGAGGAGATCATCAGCCAGCTGACCACCTTCGAAAATATCGGGGCCCGGCCACTACCCTCAGAGCTTAAGGCTAAACTGAGAAACTACCAGAAGGATGGCTATGCATGGCTTGCCTTCCTTTATGAAAGCAGATTTGGCGCCTGTCTGGCAGACGATATGGGGCTCGGAAAGACAATTCAGGCCATAAGTCTGTTAGGTGGCATAAAAGAAGGTCGCATTAACACTCAGAGATCAGATGCGCAATATCCACACCTCGTTGTATTGCCGCCGAGCCTGCTCTTTAACTGGGAGAATGAGATAACAAGGTTCTACCCAAAACTGAAGCTTGTCTTTTACGCCGGCAAGGAAAGAAGCACCTCTTTTGAGGGCTACGATGTTGTGCTCACCACCTATGGTCTGGTAAGGAGGGATATCGAGAGACTGAGGGAGATCCGCTTTGATGTCATTATCTTTGACGAGGCCCAGGCTATCAAGAATATCCATGCTGATGTCACCGGAGCGGTCAGGCAGTTGAAGTGCAATTTCAAGCTTGCAATGACCGGCACACCGGTCGAAAACCATATAGGAGAATATTATTCGATCGTCGACCTCGCTGTTCCCGGGCTGCTTGGTGAATACGAGGAGTTCAGGCCCCTGATCAAACAGGAGAGCTCCCCTTCCCTTAACAGGATTATAAGACGAACAAGGCCGTTTGTACTGAGGAGAACCAAAGAGAAGATACTGAAGGAGCTGCCGCCCAAGACAGAGACCGACATATATCTCGATCTCACCGAAAAACAGAAGGCACTCTATAAAAGAACGGTCTCAGAGATCAGGCAGACCATAGATGAGGCTTACAGAACAAAAACCGGACAACAGGCCCAGATCGTTGCACTGACAGCTATACTGAAGCTCAGGCAGCTCTGCATATCACCGCAGCTGCTCTCCCCTGAAATAAAGGAGTCTTCCCCAAAGACCGTATTCCTTATTGAAAGCCTCAGGGAACTTCTGGAGGAAAATCACAGCGCTCTGGTCTTTTCGCAGTTTACGTCCTTTCTTGATCTCCTTGAACCGGATCTCCGGAAACACAATATAAATTTCCTGAGGCTCGACGGCTCCACCCAGGTGAAGAAAAGAAAAAAGCTGATAGAGACATTCCAGGGTGGTGATGGCCCGTCGGTCTTTCTCCTGAGCCTGAAGGCAGGAGGACAGGGATTGAACCTGACCAGGGCATCCTATGTCTTTCATCTCGACCCGTGGTGGAACCCTGCGGTAGAAAACCAGGCATCTGACAGGGCACACCGCATAGGCCAGAAGAAAAAAGTCACCATCACGCGTATCCTGATGCGCCATACCATTGAGGAAAAGATGATGGCTCTCAAAAAAAAGAAGCTTGAGCTCTACAAAGCGGTCATGGAGGAGTCAGGAATGGGGAAGAAAGGCTTCTCCATAACACGAGAGGACTTTAATTACCTGCTCGGCTGACCTGCTTCATGCGCTACACTGGCAGGGTAGATTAAACCCCGCCGAATATATGGAGGTTGAAAAAGATGACAACGACAAATTGCGGGGTAACACCTGTAACGTGGCTCCTTGTTTTAATCTGTAGTATTGTCAGTCTATGCATGATCATGCCGGCATCTGCATTTGACGGACCGCTGAGGGTAAAGAACCAATTCCCGCTGTTTATGCATCTTGATTCCCCCTGTTTTGAGTCAGCAGCCACGGTCAATTCTTTTTCCACAACTCTTTTTTATTCGAGTGTTTTCATGAATAGACAGTCAGCACAGTGGAAGGCCCAGCTTGATATGGAGATAGCAGAATTGAACCTCAGATATACAAGACAGATCAGCAATCTTGTTGAGCTCGGGGTGGAAGTCCCTATCCTTGCCCTTACGAGCGGATTCATGGATCCATTTCTCAATACGTTCCACAGCACCTTCGGATTTGCGGATTATGGAAGGCAGAGCAGACCTGGTAATTCTTTCCTGTATCAGGTGCAGCGCAGGGGGAGTGTGATTATCAGGGGTGAGGATAACGGGATTGGACTTGGTGACATAAAACTCTCTGCCAAAAAGCTTCTTTTTGATAAGGATCCGCTGATAAGCATTAAGGCAGATGTCGAACTTCCGACGGGTGCCGCATCAAAGGGATACGGAAGCGGCAGTCTGGATGGCGGGTTGTCTGTATTGATCGACAAACGGCTGGGTGAAAATATCATCTCCTATTACAACATGGGGGTCATCTTCCCCGGAAGACTGAAGGCAGTGGAGCCAATCCACATCAACACCTCGGGTTATGGAGGCGTGGGGCTTGAAGCCCTGATATATCAGAAATTCAGCCTGCTCGGACAAGTTATGGTTCAAACATCGCCGTTCCCAAAGACCGGTATCGGTACTATAGACAGGACAAGTGTCCTTTTTACGCTGGGCGGCAGATACGTAAAGGGAAAAGAACATTTTGAGTTTTCTTTCACCGAGGACCCCAATACTGCGGGCGCCGCGGACGTTACAATTACCCTATCCTACAAAACATATTTCTAAAGAAAGCGGCGAAGGAAATGGTGCAACCCATTAAAATATGGTACCGAAGACCGGACTCGAACCGGTACGAGGTTGCCCCCGAGGGATTTTAAGTCCCTTGTGTCTGCCAATTCCACCACTCCGGCAAAGCAGGAAGGAAAGTCTGTAATGCTATCACAAAAAACAACGGGGTGTCAAAATGGATCGCATACGAAAAAGGCCGTATTTCGCAGGCATTTGAAGAACGTTTTTGCAGTTCAGACCGTTACGTTTTTGATCGTTATCCTGATAATGCCGCCCTCTTCACTGATGCCGACCAATTCCAGTTTCAGCCTTTGTACAAGATGAATAATATCGGATTTTGCGGCATCATTGGCGCTGACTTCCAGCAATTGGCCGGACTGCATTCCATCAATCGCCTTCCTGGTTTTCAGAACCGGCAGGGGACAGATCAGGCTCGTCGTATCAAGCAGAAGATCAGGCATTACCGTTGCCACGATAGCTTCAGATCAGCGCTCTTCTTTCAGGAGCTTGTATTCAACGCTGTCGACGATTGCCTGGTAAGACGCCTCAATGATATTTTCAGAAACACCGACCGTGCCCCAGCGGTTGTCCTTATCGCCCGATTCGACCAGAACGCGGACCCTGGCAGTGGTGCCCTTTCCTGCAGTAAGTACGCGGACCTTGTAGTCAAGCAGCTTCACATCCCTGAGCGTGGGATAGAACTTCTCGAGCGCCTTGCGAAGCGCGTTGTCAAGGGCATTGACCGGTCCCTTGCCTGTAGCAGCAGTATGTTCAATATGGCCGCTCACCTTCACCATGATCGTCGCCTCGCTCAACGGCTCTTCACCTTCTTTTCTTTTTTCAATAATGACCCTGAAGCCGATAAGGTCGAAGAACCGCTTGTGCAGACCGAGAGCCTTCTTCATGAGCAGTTCAAAAGAAGCTTCAGCGCCCTCGAACTGAAAACCCTGGCTTTCAAGTTCCTTAAGCTGTGTAATAATGTCCTGGAGCTGCGTTGATTCATTGGTGAGGCTGATGCCGCATTCTTCGGCCTTTCGCAGGATATTGGCCCGTCCGGCAAGATCAGAGATAAGGATGCGCTGCGAGTTGCCGACCAGTTCAGGCCTGATATGTTCATACGTCTCGGGCCTCTTCCGGATGGCGCTCACATGCATGCCTGCCTTATGCGCAAACGCACTGTCACCGGTGTACGGCTGACGTTTGAAATGCCTGAGATTGGAGATCTCAGTCACAAACCGCGACACGTCCCGAAGCTTTGTGAGCTGTTTGTCACTGATACAGCTTAGGCCGAGCTTCACCTGCAGGTTCGGAATGATCGAGATAAGGTTTGCATTTCCGCACCGCTCTCCAAGACCGTTAATGGTGCCCTGCACCTGGTTCACACCTTCTTCAACAGAAACGATCGTGTTTGCAACTGCGCAGTCACTGTCATTATGCACATGGATACCCAGAGGCGCAGTGAAATGCTTTTTCATCTTTCTGACGATCTCCGTGACGAGCGAAGGCGTACAACCGCCGTTCGTATCGCAGAGCACCAGGCAGTCTGCGCCTGCTTCCTGCGCAGCCTCAAGACATTTGAGCGCATAATCAGGGTTATGCCGGTAACCGTCAAAAAAATGCTCTGCGTCAAAGAAGACCTTGTCAGCATGTCGTTTCAGATAGGCCACAGAATCGAAAATTATATCCAGGTTCTCTTTAAGCGGAACTTTCAATGCCTCTCTGACATGGAAGTCCCAGGTCTTTCCGAAAATGGTTATCACCGGGGTCTTTGCATCCAGAAGGGCCTTGAGTGTCTCATCTTTTGATGCTCTTTTCTTCGGCCGGTGCGTGCTTCCAAAGGCAACCAGCTTTGCATTGACAAGTTTCAGTTTCGCCGCTTTTTTAAAATAATCGATGTCACGCGGATTCGAGCCTGGATACCCGCCCTCGATGAAATGAACACCAAGATCATCGAGCCTCTCGGTTATCCTGAGCTTGTCCTCTAAAGAAAAAGAGATGTCCTCCGACTGGGCGCCGTCTCTCAAGGTGGTATCGTAAATTTCTATTGTTCGCATGATCTTAGTTTTCATCTTAGTATTCTTTCATGAGGCAAATGGATGGAAAGGGTTTATGCTGCCAGGCCAAACGCCTCGTGAAGCACCCTGACTGCGAGCTCGGTATATTTGAGGTCTATCACACAGGAAACCTTGATTTCGGACGTGCTTATCATGGCGATATTGATATTATTGGCAGCAAACGTCTGAAACATCTTTGAGGCCACACCGGAATGGGTCCTCATGCCGACGCCGATGACAGAGATCTTGCTGATGTCATCCCTCGTGTCAACGCGTTCTGCTCCCAGCTCATTTGCAATCGCTTCTGAAACTTCAAGCGCCTTGCGTGTATCGGTCTTGGGGACCGTGAAAGAAATATCGGCAAACTTTCCATCGCTGCTGACATTCTGCACGATCATGTCGACCACAATATTTGATGCGGCAATAGCTTCAAACAGTTTTGCGGCAATTCCAGGCTTATCAGGCACATTGACGATCGTGATCTTTGCCTGATTCTTATCATAGGCTATGCCCGAAACAAAAACATTTTCCATATCCCTATCCTCCTCAACAACCAATGTTCCCGGATTATCATTAAAGCTGGACCTGACAACAACTGGCACCTTGTATTTCATCGCAAACTCGACCGAGCGCGTCTGCAGGACTTTTGCGCCGAGACTCGCAAGCTCAAGCATCTCTTCATAAGATATCTTATCGAGCTTCCGCGCCTCAGGTACGATGTTGGGGTCAGTGGTGTACACGCCGTCAACATCCGTATAGATCTCGCAAAGATCTGCATGGATAGCAGAAGCAATCGCGACAGCAGAAAGGTCCGAACCACCCCTGCCGAGGGTTGTGACGTCCTCAGTCGGCGTTATGCCCTGAAACCCGGCGATAACCACAACAAAACCCTCATCAAGCGCCTGCCTGATCCGGTCTCCGTTAATACGCTCGATCTTCGCCTTCGTATGGACTGCGTCTGTGACAATGCCGGCCTGACGACCGGTAAATGACTTTGCCTTATGGCCCAGTGCATCAATCGCCATTGCGGTAAGCGCACTGGTGACACGTTCACCAGATGACAGGAGCATATCCATTTCGCGCTCTGCCGGAGCCGCCGATATCTGATTGGCAAGACCGATCAGCTTGTCTGTCTCACCGGACATTGCCGATACGACGACAACCACCTGGTTGCCCCCCTTGACCGTCTTTGCAACGCGGTTGGCCACATTCGATATCCGCTCTACGTTACCGACTGAAGTGCCGCCATACTTCTGAACTATAAGTGCCACTCTCTCCTCCACCTACCCCTTTATAAAATAATCCATCAGTTTGTGCCCTTCCTCAAAAACCATAATGTCATCTCTATCGGTAATTGTTTCGTCATAGCCGGAGACGGCATTGATCTTCTGCTGCCGGCTGTCATAAATCATGAAAGGAACCGGTTCCGCGGAATGGGTCCTGAGCGCAACAGGAGTTGCATGGTCAGGAAGCACGATA
Proteins encoded in this region:
- a CDS encoding aspartate kinase, coding for MALIVQKYGGTSVGNVERISNVANRVAKTVKGGNQVVVVVSAMSGETDKLIGLANQISAAPAEREMDMLLSSGERVTSALTAMAIDALGHKAKSFTGRQAGIVTDAVHTKAKIERINGDRIRQALDEGFVVVIAGFQGITPTEDVTTLGRGGSDLSAVAIASAIHADLCEIYTDVDGVYTTDPNIVPEARKLDKISYEEMLELASLGAKVLQTRSVEFAMKYKVPVVVRSSFNDNPGTLVVEEDRDMENVFVSGIAYDKNQAKITIVNVPDKPGIAAKLFEAIAASNIVVDMIVQNVSSDGKFADISFTVPKTDTRKALEVSEAIANELGAERVDTRDDISKISVIGVGMRTHSGVASKMFQTFAANNINIAMISTSEIKVSCVIDLKYTELAVRVLHEAFGLAA